A window of the Pirellulales bacterium genome harbors these coding sequences:
- a CDS encoding FHA domain-containing protein, with protein sequence MLGELIPVGGGDDITMNKPELLIGRRESCDIVLRFPNVSAHHCQLNLMEGYWYVKDLGSRNGIKVNGVRCQEKRLDPGDKLSVAKHEYEIKYSPTDLGATGPPPADDFNLPQQIFGKSLLERAGLAKTPIRSQDPDERKRFDPMNNEAGQIKDKNKPV encoded by the coding sequence ATGCTTGGAGAATTGATTCCGGTCGGCGGCGGCGACGACATCACGATGAACAAGCCCGAATTGTTGATTGGGCGACGCGAAAGTTGCGATATTGTGCTGCGGTTTCCGAATGTATCGGCCCATCATTGCCAGTTGAACCTGATGGAGGGTTATTGGTACGTGAAGGATTTGGGAAGCCGAAACGGCATTAAAGTGAACGGGGTGCGCTGCCAGGAAAAGCGCTTGGATCCGGGCGACAAGCTGTCGGTGGCCAAACATGAATACGAAATCAAGTATTCGCCGACCGATTTAGGCGCCACTGGCCCACCACCGGCGGACGATTTCAACCTGCCGCAACAGATATTCGGCAAATCATTGCTGGAGCGAGCCGGATTGGCGAAGACGCCGATACGATCGCAAGACCCTGACGAACGCAAGCGGTTTGATCCGATGAACAACGAAGCCGGGCAAATCAAGGATAAAAATAAGCCGGTTTAA